GTGCGCAGCCATCCGTGGTGCGCGCGGTGTTGATGGGTGCAGCGGCACTGCTAATTGGTGAAAGCGGACATCGCAGTCGCCCGCTAGAGGTGCTCCTGGTCACGCTGGTGCTGATGCTGCTGGTGCATCCGGCATGGGGGCGTTTCATCGGCTTTCAGTTCAGCGCCGCGGCGACGGCCGGCTTGGTGATTTCGGCAGGCTCTCTGGAGCAATGGTTTGTGCAGCACTGGCCCCAGTGTTTGCATCGATTGGCTCCGGCGCTTTCGATTCCCCTTGCTGCTCTGTTCTGGACCTTGCCACTGCAATTGCTGTATTTCGGCGCAGCGCCTCTTTATGCATTAGTCAGCAACCTGCTTGCTGCTCCGTTGCTAGCTCCACTCACGCTGGCCGCCATGGCACTGGCTGTGATGGTGTTGCTGCTGCCGGCTGCTCTGAGCGCTGCTCTGTTGCCTTGGTTGATCTGGCCTGTGCAGCAGTTGAGTTGGTGGCTGATCAGTTTGGTGCACTGGATCAGTCAGTGGCCAGGGGCTCAGATGCTCACAGGGCCGGTGCATCCCCTGCTTGTGTTGTTGTTTGCTCTGGGGCTGCTCCCCTGGCTGATGCCCGCTACGCAGCGCTGGCGCGGTCTGTCGTTGTTGTGGCTTGTGTTGGCGGTGTGCCTGCAGGTTCGGGTTCAGCTTCGGGATGACTTGATTCGTGTGGAGCAGTGGGGACGCCAGTGGTTGGTGCTGCGCCACCGAGGTCGGGCGGCCATGTTGAGCAGCCATGGCGATGACCTCAGTTGCCGAATCGCGACACGACTGAGTCATGGGCTTGGTCATCAACGGCTTGATTGGATTGCGGTCCTCGACCCGGTGGGTACGGATCAGCAGGTGTGTTGGAACGTATTGGCGCACACGCTTGAAGTGGAACAGAGAGGACGGTTCCCCCTCACTCCAGGGCAGCGTCTGCAGAGCGATGGACTGAGTGTTGGCGTCGCTGACCAGCGGGGCCGCATGTTGACAGTCCGCTTTGGAACTCGAGTTCAACGACTACGTCGCAGCAATCTTCGCCCCCAATCGGGCTGATTGCTCATGGTGTGAGAGGGCTGCCTACTAAAGTGATAATGCGCTTTGAGCGCTTGGAGAGGTGGCAGAGCCCGGTTGAATGCGCACGACTCGAAATCGTGTAGGGGTAACACCCTCGTGGGTTCGAATCCCACCCTCTCCGTTTTTAGTAAGTCCTTGTAGGTTCCGTGTCGCCCCAAACCCGTTGCGGTAAGGGACTTTTTGATGCCTGGTTGTCTCGAATAGTCGCATAAAACACCAGGGTGTCTCGCGGATGTGTTGTTGGATTTGGGGGTTGTGTTGTTGGATAAAATCGGTGTTGTTGGATTTCTGAGATGTCCCTCTCTGACTCGCAAGTCAAGGCAGAGAAGGCAGGACAAGGAAGAAGGAGTGTCTCTGTTGGAAACTCTCTGATTCTGGTTATCGAATCAGAATCCAGAGGAGGTGGAAAGTCCTTTGAGGGACGTATGAGGTTCCCTCCTGGGCGCAAGGGCAAGCAGGTTCCCGTGCGGATTGGTGTCTATGGAAAAGGTCTTGGGAAGTGGTCTCTCAGGGAGGCAAGGGATGAATGGGACCGCATCAAGACTTGGAGCAGGGAGACAGGCAGAGACCCCAGGGAACTGAAAAAGGAAGAACAGCAGGACAAGGTTCAGCAGTCCTCAGGTCCGACCTTCGAGCAGGCATGTGAGTCCTATCTCTCCAACTCAACGGCAAAAGAGAGAACCAAGCAGAACTACCGAAATGTCTTGTGGAACCAGGTGCTTCCAAGGTTTGGGGCAGAAACTCCTGTTGAGCACCTCTCTTGGGACCACAAAGGAGAAGGAGGGAAGAAGGGACGGGAACTGGTGATGGATTACTTCCGTTCCGTGGAGGTCAGGGCACCTGTTCAGGCACAAACGAACCTGATGGTCATGCGTGGGGTCTTTGACCATGCGATTGACCAGGGGTGGATGGAAAGGGACCAAAACCCTGCTCTTGGGACCAGAGGAACCAAGACCAAGCACCAACCCAAACCTCATCCATCGTTGCGTTGGGACCAACTTCCTCAGTTCTTCGAGGAGTTGGAAGGGAACAAGGCAAACGGAACTCTGGTGATGGTTGGTGCGGTGAAGGTCCTTTTCATGACCTTCCTCCGGGTTGGTTCTTTGGTTCCGATGCGATGGGAGGAACTGGATACCGCAGAGGACCTCTGGGTCATCCCAGGCAACCGAATGAAGAACGGACAGGACCACTTGGTCCCTCTGACGGACCCACTCAAAGATGTCCTGGATTCACTGCGGAAGGTGACTGGCGATGAAGAGTTCGTGTTCTTCTCCCATAGGTCCAGAGGCACTCCACACATCAACCCTTCATCCATCAACCAGCATCTGATTCGGATGGGATACAAATCGGTTCTGCGGGCACATGGAGTGCGTTCTATTCCGATGACCGCAGGACAAGATGTTCTTGGGTTTCCTGCTGAACTGATTCAGAGGCAGTTGTCCCACAGCATCGGGGACAAAGTTCGCAAGGCATACGACAGGTCTGAGATGCTGAATGAGAGGAGAAAGTTTATGGTTTCTTGGTGCGATGCTCTGCTTGCTCAGGGCATGAAGGTCTGACGATTTAGGGGGTGGTTTGAGTTAGTCGGACCTCATGAGACCACCTGGTATGACTTGGAGGTCATCCTACAAACCAGCACATAGAACCGGCGGGTCGGGTTCTCCTGGATTATACTATATTCATCGAAACGAAGGGAGCATACCTTCCGCTGCGATACAAATAAAATAATCACTTGCCCGCAAGGGTCTTTCTAAACCAGACATCCCCTCTCTGGTTTCTCTGTCTAACAAGATAAAAAGCAAATAACCGACTTTCTTTCCTCTTGCTTTTTGCCCTTATGTCCGCTTATTCACATTTTCTGCGACTGAAACAGGTCAAAGAAATCACCTGTCTCTCTAAATCCTCCATTTATCGACTAATGGAGCAGGGGGATTTTCCAAAGCAAGTTCCTTTGAGTGCTCGTTCTGTCGTCTGGGTAAAGTCTCAGGTCGAAGATTGGTGTGCTCAAAAGGTTTGTGCTGCTCTTAGTTGAGCAATTGTTAGTCAATAAACTGACTCAAAACCCTATCGGTGAGAGAACACCGAGAAAAAACATATTCACACTATCTCTCTTGTATCATGGTGACGCAAATTAGCAAGTCTTTTGTCAAGACGACCGATATATTAACTCATGAATCACTAAATATCCTCCAAATACCAGCACCTGAAACTCTCAAAGAGCACTCATACTTCACCCTCAAGGGGCGCCTTGAGTTTTCAAAGGACTACAAAGGAGTTCTTTGGGCAATATCGCAGACTCCTGGCATTTCTCGTGTCGAATACAACCATACGGACTTTTCTGTCTCCTGTTCATGGTGTCTAACTCATGACCATTTGACCACTGAAGAGTCATTGGCATTTACCTGCGAGTACATAGATACCTTTGTCTCCAAACTTAAAATGGTTGTTGGCGATAAGGTTATGGAATTCAAGGACATGGGCATCGAACCTCATGTCTTTATTGAAAGTCTGAAACCGATTAATGAATACGACGGGGAACGCAATGGACTCTGGTCAAAGTACTACTAAATAAATATTGGTTTTCTCAGACTCAGATTTCTAAAACCCCTAGGAGTTCAAAAACCTGGGGGATTTTTTTTGAGAGAATGGATTTGATATATCAATGACGCAAAGCACTTCCTCTGGAGGTCAACGGGACCCATCGTTTTAGATGTCAACAAGAAACCAATTGCTGCTTATCGCTTTGTCTTACTTTTGTAGTTTTCTTCTATAAGTTCTGCGATCAGATCTTCTATTTTTATTCTCCATCGTTTGCCTAATGCCACAAGCATTTCATATTGGACTGAACTGATTTTGACTTGCCTCATGTGATCTCCAAGTGTGCCTGCTTTCTTTGTCTGTACAGGTTCTTAAGTGCGATCTTGTATGTATCACTCCTGGTGGGAATATCTAAATCATCCATCAGGAACTCTTCCATCGGCATATAAACCGGAACCTCCTTTGTCTTAAAGGAAAGTTGGAACCTGTTTTGTTTCTTCTTTGGGAACATCGTTTTGACTGGTGTATTAAATGTGAGTGGAATTTGCTTTTGGTCTCTAGAGGTACCTCTGGAGTCTTCGTGAGTAGCAGTCTTAGGTCGCCAGAGATGCAAAGAGCACCTATATTTATTTGATGCTTCTTTAGTATTTTCACCCCACTTCGTGTGGTGAAAATGCCTTCGGCATCTACTCTTATATTTGGTCTTTAATTATTTAGAGGTAGAATTTCTGAAAGACTCTATGTATTATATAGACAACTAAGAAGTTCAAGGTACACAGCGCTTGCCGAAGAACCCTATGTATTCATTCTATTGGATAATTGTTGTTCTGCCAAGTGTTATTGATCGACATAAGTATTGACTAAATAGAATAAATCGTGTATAATGTACATGTGCCAATAAGGGCAATTGTATTTCGCTTTAAACTAATGACTATTACGGAAAAGTATATCCAGATGATGCAACTATCTTTGCTTCACTGCAAAAAGAAACAGTTCAGGGATGGAATGGGTTGGACTCTTGCCTGCCCCTTCTGTAGGGATGCACAGAAGCGTGAGAGCAAGATCAACGAGAAGTGTGCTTCCCTCTACCCAGTAAAGGGCACCTTCACCTATTTCTTCTCCTGCAATAGGGGACTGAATGGTGGAGTTCAAGGTGTTCATTCCTGTAATCACACAATGAAGTTCTCCACCTTCCTCAAGCAGTGGAACCCACCTCAATACAGTAAGTATGTAAGGGAGAAGGAACTGGCAAAGAAGAACTACAAACCCAAGTTCTCTGGTTAGAGATAGAAGAGGTCTGACTGGTTCTTCCTCAGACATCTCTGATTGCCTTCGTAGCATTATCTGTTTACCTTGATGGAATCAGAATCCAAATCATTGTCTCGCAGGACTATTGCCATTGCTTCTGCATTGTCTGTGCTTGCGCTTGGGTCTCCGTTGATGACTGCAGACGCGAACACTTTGGCGGATCATTTATATAGTATTGGAAGAGAAAAATATGAACAAGGTAATTATCAAGGAGCAATTGATGATTGGAGTAAGGCAATAGAGATTAATCCGGAATTTGCTGCTGCCTACAACAATCGTGGTTATGCTAAGTATAATTTAAAAGATTACCAAGGAGCAATTGCTGATTGCGATAAGGCAATAGAAAGTAATCCGCAGGATGAAATTGTCTATCTTAATCGCGGTGTTGCCAAATATAATTTAAAAGATTATAAAGGGGCAATTGCTGATCTCGATAAGTACATAGAGATTAATCCTCATCATGCCAATCCCTACTACATCAGTGGTCTTGCTAGAGAATTGGCAAATGATCTTGAGGGTGCCTGTGATGATTGGAGAAAAGCAGCAGATCTTGGCGAAGTACGCTCTGCTGAACGGGTGAAGAAACAGTGTTAGGGATTGGTTTCTAATCACTGAATGAGGTTCTCCACCTTTCTCAAGAAGTGCAATCCACCTCAATACCGGAAATATGTAAGGGAGAAGGAGATGGCAACGAAGAACTATCAACCAAGGTTCCCTGGTTAGTGATAAATGAGATCAAACTGGTTCTTCCATGATGCATCTTTAATTGCTGTGCCAGTGCTCCCTTCCTAGATTGATGGAAGCAGAACACCTCTTATATGTCACGCAGGACCACTGCCATTGCTGCTGCACTGTCTGTGCTTGCTCTTGGGTCGCCGTTGATTACCGCTTGTGCGAACCCTTTGGCGAACAATTCATACAATAGTGGAGTAGACAAATATGAACAAGGCAATTACCAAGGAGCAATTGCTGATTACACCAAGGCAATTGAGATCAATCCTGATTTTGCCGATGCCTTCATTAATCGTGGTGCCGCCAAGGATGAATTAGGAGATCTTCAAGGAGCAATTTCTGATTACACCAGGGCAATAGAGATCAATCCTCAGAATTCGATTGCTTACGGCAATCGTGGCAATTCCAAGAATAAATTAGGGGATCATCAAGGCGCAATTGCTGACTACACGAAAGCAATAGAGATCAATCCTGAGTCTGCCAATGCCTATTACAATCGTGGCAATGCCAAGAGTGAGTTAAAAGATTATCAAGGAGCAATTGCTGATTACACAAAGGCAATAGAGATTGACTCTCAGCATTCCAATGCCTACAGCAATCGTGGTATTGCCAAGTATGATTTAGAAGATTATCAAGGAGCAATTTCTGATTACACCAGGGCAATAGAGATCAATCCTCAGAATTCGATTGCTTACGGTAATCGTGGCAATGCCAAGAGTAAATTGGGGGATCATCAAGGAGCAATTGCTGATTACACGGAGGCAATAGAGATCAATCCTCAGGATTCGATTGCTTACGGTAATCGTGGTACCACCAAGAATGAATTGGGGGATCATCAAGGAGCAATTGCTGATTACACCAAGGCGCTAAAGATTGATCCGAAGGATGCCAACACTTATGAGAATCGTGGTATTGCTAGAGAATTAGCAAATGATCTAGAGGGTGCTTGTCGTGATTGGAGAAAAGCAGCAGATCTTGGCAAGGAACGCTCTGCTGAATGGGTGAAGAATCAGTGTTAGGGATTGGTTTTCTAATCACACAATGAAGTTCTCAACCTTCCTCAAGAAGTGGAATCCACCTCAATACAGTAAGTATGCAAGTGAGAAGGAATTGGTGAAGAAGAACTACCAACCCAGGTTCTCTGGTTAGGGATAGAAGAGGTCCATCAGGTTCCCGTCCTCATCAACAATCCTGTATTGCTTACCTGATTGACTTGCTTTGCTCTGTGCTGTCCTGGAGGCAGAAGGAAGGTGGTGAACCGTTTGGTATTGCTGCCATCCACCGAACTGATTGCGAACTTGGATTTTGTATTTGGGTGATGCCATGACTGGTAGGGCAAGAAGTAGTAGAAGGAGAAATATTCTCATTCGCCTAGTCCTTTGAACTCCTCCAGGAGAACTCTGTTGAGTCGGTCATCACATCCAACAACCAGTTGCGGGTAAATCGTTCCTTGCAAATAAGGTCGATAGGCAGCAGAGCAGACCTCCTTGGTTGCCTCTCTCCATTGCTTCAGAGTTCCTGGTGAGAGTTTCTTCTCAAGTGCTGCCTTGGATTCATCCAAACGCTTGGAGGCGCACCATCTCATCTCAACGGTGTTGTTCCCTGGGCACTTGATGTCTGGTTGCTCTGCCTTCGCTGGCATCACAGGTAAAAGCAGCATCAGTAGCAGAAGTGCTCTCATTTTTTTTCTAGGACTTGCTCAAGCACAGCATCCTGCACTCGGTCTTGGTATGCCTGGTTTCCTTGTTTTATCCATGCCTCTAAAATCGTAGTGTGAGGGGGAGATCGATCAGGTGTGGTTACCTGTGTCGATGGGTGGGGTCACGCTCACTGCCTCTCTCACACCTATTTGCATACACCAGGATTCATCTCAAGGTTTCTGGTTGCCACTTCATCTCCAAGTGACGATGCTTTCTTCATATCTTTGCAGGCATCAGTCATATTGCCTTGTCTGTCGTAGTTCTTTGCACGATATCTGTAACCGTATGCCAAATTTGGATCAATTTCTAATGCCTTATTCAAATCTATAAGTGCTCCCTTGTAGTTGCCAAGGTCTGACTTCAATGCACCAAGGTTGGCATAAGCACTTGAAAAGTTTTCATCGATCTCAATTGCTCTTCTGAAGTCGAGGAGAGCACCGCCTTTATTTCCCGTTATTGCTTTAGCAACGCCACGAGTTTCGTATGCCTTTGCAATGTTTGGATTGAGTTTTAATGCTTTGTTCGTGTCATCAAGTGCTTCTTGTGGTTTGCCTAATTTTAATAGTGCTGATCCTCGTGAGTAGAACTCATAAGCATTATTGGGTTCTTCTTTGATTAGTTCGTCGAAATCTTCAAGTGCACCTTTGTAATCACCTGAGTGCCATTTCTCTTCTCCACTTATTTGTAAAGGGTTCAGTGTCTTCTTTGGAGGGTAATTGAACCAAGGCGATTCAAACGACGGACCTTTGAAGGTTATGATTTCCTCCCTCGCAACCTGTCGTGCTCAAGGCACAAAGTGAGAGTGCCATTGCTGCCAGGGTTCTACGACGAGGCATCTGCTTAGGCATTTCCTGTCTCCATAGGGTAGTCAGGATTTTCTATTTGTTCGCATTATCAATCATCGATTTTATGCACCATCCCATAGGGTCATAACCGCCGAATTCTTTCCTGCTCAAGTACTTGGAGAATGGAACAAAGAAGTAATACTTGTATTCGCATCTCATTGTTTCGCAAAACCCTTGATTCACGCTTTCTTGGTCTGCTCGACAGTACAAAAGTCTTATCTCTTTTTGATTGCTAATTGCAGAGAGAGATATCCAACCAGCAATAACTCCTATTGCAGCAAGCGATGCCTTATGGGATCTACGGAGAGGCATCTGTTATTACACTGCTTGTTTGTTAGAATAATGATCATTAATAGGACTTCTTGCTCCATTTATTGATTTCTTGTCATTTGTAAATGAGGTCTCTTCTTGCTCTGGTGCAAGAGCATCAGCGGTAGCACGAAGTGCATCAGCAGTGATCTGGCGGGCACCTGGATTTGAGAAGAGCAAGAAACCAAGACCAACTCCAATAAGGATCTTCACCATCACACCGCCTCCTCTTCTTTGATGATGCGCGTGATTGTTGCGAGTGCCAGACCTGTCTGGTCCTTGATTGACCTATAGGACTCACCCTCTTTACGCAGACGGAGCACCAAGGACTCTTTCTTGTTGGAGGTCTTAGGTCTCCCCCCAAGATTCCCTCCAGTCTTTCTGCGGTGTTCTACGGACTCTCTACTCCTCTCCTGAATAAGAGACCTTTCCACTTCTGAAAGACCAGTAAGGAGTCCAACGACAAGAGGTGCCATCTTGCCAAGTGCCTTGGTGTCTATCAATCCATCCAGGGTCCTTACATGGATTCCCTCTTGCTGAAGATCGTTCAGACGGTTGATGACCTCGACCTGACTCCTTCCAAGGCGGTCCAACTTTGCAACACACAGCAGGTCTCCTGCGCGGAGAACAGATAAGCAGGCACGGAGTTGATGCCTTTGCTCCAGGGTCGTGGTGCTTGAGACCTTTTCAAAGAAGACCTCTTCGCATCCATCTGCCTTGAGGTCATCCACCTGGGAGTCAGTGGATTGATGGGTGGTTGAGCACCTTGCGTATCCGATTTTCCGTCCCATCTGTTCGGAAAGGATGTATGTTTCTAGAGCATAAGCAGAAAAGCAGCCGAACGTACTTTCCGAACGCTTATTCGCCCCCTTTTTGTGCTCAGACCTCTTTTCTCATGGTGTTGGAGCAACTCAGGGGTTTCCGAACACCCGCTCCTTGCCCTTCTTCCTGTTTTCTTCTGCGGTCGCCGCGACCAAGCAGGAGTAGAACAGATGAACTACCCGGAGAACTCGCTTATGGATGGTTGGTTGATGACCCCTGGTAAGGAGCAATGGACATATCGGTTTCACAGGGACGACAATTCCTGGACCAGGGACCCCAAGGTTTTCGTAGATGTGGGAAGACCGATGCCTGATGGTTCTCCTGCGCTTCTGAAGACCCGCCAGCACCTTCGTAGAGACGACGCAGAGGTTCTATGGAAGAACTTGCTTCGTAGTGGGTTTCAAAAGGTCCCTGCTGTCTGGGGTGCTGACGCAGAACCCTGACTTTTGTGCCCAGAGGAACTTTTTCTAGAAATGTGCCTTTGACGACTTTGTGTATCACCCTGATACACAACACTGAGTCAGTTCAGGTGAAGGGGGTGCTGACGGAAACGGGAAAACATTAATAGAGGATTGACGGGATGGTCCGGGAAACCATCCCGTTTTTTGTGCCTGGGTGGGGCACGACTCGAAATCGTGTAGAGGGAATCTCTTCGTGAAATCGTTTGCGGGGACTCGATTCAGGAGGTCTCAGGCAGTCCCGTGAATGTGTTGTTGGATGTGTTGTTGGAAATCGGTATATCTTCTTTTAGTTCGTCCCAGACAGAGTCTTACCGTCTTTTTGGGACCTATATGGACTCACACCCTCTCCGTTTTTGAAACGTTCTTGGAAAGAGTTTGAGTCATTGCAGGTCAAAGGCAGTTTTCGGGCTGACTCTGACTATCTCGGACTTGGCTTTTGTGTCGGTCTAAAGCCCATGCCTCTTTGACGCACTCAGCGATCAATCGACAATCGATCCACGACTAGAGATTGCTGGTAATCGCTCAAAGTTGCTCTTATGAGTGAAATAGCAGCACAAGGCCGTCGCTGACTTGATGAAACTCCCTTTCTTCGCGACTCAGGTCCAGGCCGACTTCCAGGCCTTCGGTGACGGCTTGATCAAAGGGCGGAGTGCCGGGAGGGGCGTCTCCCTGCCAGAGCGCTGCGATTCCCACGGCTGTGGCATGCCAGTGGAAGTGAGTGGTTTCTCCGATGGAGGCTTCCTGGAGAGCCTCTTCGAGGAGGCCGTTGAGAGCCGTGCTTATCGATGCCATCCCACAAGCTTCGGGACAGGTGCCGGGGACGGCAATCGCCTGAGAAACTTCTTGATCAATCTGTCGCGTAGTGAGACACGTCTGGATGTTCCGTAAGGAAGTCATGCTGGCTCTGTGCCGTTGGGGCTACTGGCCCTTTACAGCTGACGTATGCACAGCCTTGAGGTTGATTGGTTTGAGACGAAAGGGACAACGCGTGGTAAGTGCTCCTCGTCGTCCCGTCCTTTCGGCATCTCCGTCCAAGCTGCGCCGTCGCGCTTCTCGTCGTCACCTGGAGTTGGTTGCAGCGCCGCCTTCGAGCCTGTCTTCGCTCACGCTGGTTCGGGCGCAAAGTCGACTGGGACGTTCGCTGAAACGCAGCGGTGATGTTGTGTTCTCAGCGGCAGTGCTTGGGTTGGGCTCGCCGTTATTTCTGTTCTTAGCCGTTTTGGTGAAACTCAGCTCACCCGGTCCCGTGTTTTATGTGCAGAAACGGGTTGGTCGTGGCTACCGAAACTTTGGATGCATCAAATTCCGCACGATGCGGCCTGATGCTGATGCCGTCCTGGCCCACGTGTTGGAGCGTTCACCTGAGATGCGCGCTGAATTTGACCGAGATTTCAAACTGCGCAACGATCCCCGCATCACACCAATCGGGAGGTTTCTGCGTCGCTCAAGCCTGGATGAGCTGCCTCAGTTCCTGAATGTTTTGCGTGGTGAGATGAGCGTTGTCGGCCCACGGCCGATCGTCAACAAAGAGATCGGGCGTTATGGCGACTACATGGATGAAGTTCTCGCGGTCCGGCCAGGTCTCACTGGCCTCTGGCAGGTGAGCGGCAGAAACAATCTCAGTTACCCCAAGCGGGTCAGGCTTGATTTGGCTTATGCCCGCGGTCGATCCTTCTTGATCGATCTGGCCATCATCCTGCGCACCTTTGGTGTGTTGTTGCTGCCGATGGATCGTGGTGCTTACTGAAGACCTGCCTGCAGGCTCCAGCTCAACAAGGCCGTAATCAGGATCCAGAGCAGTTCCAGTCGTTGCGTCAGCTCAAGGATTCTGTTGATCCCTTTTGGGTCTGCCTTGGGCTGATCAGCACCGAGCACTGGTTTGTCCACCCAGCGATCGCGGTAACGGTTCGTGCCGCCGAGTTGCACGCCCGCACAGTGTGCATAGATCGCCTCTGAGCGTCCTGCATTGGGAGAGGCATCGTGCCGACCCTCCGATTCAGCCGATCTGACCAGTGCTGGCCACTGGCGCAAGGGCTTGCTCACCATCGGCAGGCTCAGCATCACCAAGCGGCAGGGCAGCCAGGTCAGAAGGTCATCGAGTCGTGCGCCTGCCGTGCCCAGCCAGCGCAGCTTTCCTCTGCGGTACCCCAGCATGGAATCCAGGGTGCTGGCCGCCTTGAACCCCCAAGCCAGGGCCAGTGGACCGGGAGCGTTGGTCAATCCCAGACTCCAGATAGTTGCACCCACCAACATCCAGAACAGCGGTGCGAACAGACCGTCCACCGCATTTTCACTCGCGGTTTCGGCGGTGGCACGCAGGATCTCATCCCTGCTGAGTGAGGTCGTATCACGGCCCACGATCCAGCTGAGCTTCTGTCTTGCTGTTGACAGATCTCCTTCCTCGGCGGAGGCAAGAGCTGAAATCACATTCAGCACGCTTTGTTCAAGGCTTTTGGCTGCCAGCGCACTGGCAAGGCCAGCAACGAGAGCAAGCATCGCAATGCTCTGAAGCATGCCGTGCGTCTGCAGGGCAATCCGTTCGATCAGCCAACCGATGCTGGCGCTGCCAAGGGTGAGAACGAGCGTGATGGCCAGTCCACCCAGACGCAGCCACTGAGGGTGCTCACCGCTCCAATGTTCAACGCTGCGCCGCAGTGTGCTGATACAACGGCCCATCCACACCACAGGGTGTGGCGACCAGAGGGGATCGCCGACCAGCCGGTCGAGACCGGCCGCGGCGATCACCAGGAGAAAGGGCTGGATGATGCCCTGTTCAGGAAGCCTTCAGCCAGCTGAACATGGAGCGCAGGCCCTTGCCCACTTCCTCAATCTTGTGGTCTCCGTCGCGCTTGCGGATCTTGTTCATCTCGGGCTTGCCGGCTTCGCATTCAGCTACAAAATTCTTGGCGAAGGTCCCGTCCTGGATGTCCGCGAGGATGCGTTTCATCTCGGCTTTGGTGTCGTCGGTGATCAGGCGGGGGCCGCTCACGTAATCGCCGTATTCCGCGGTGTTGGAAATCGAGTCGCGCATGGCTGACAGACCACCCTTCACCATCAGATCCACGATTAGCTTCACTTCGTGCAGGCACTCGAAGTAAGCCAGCTCAGGCTGGTAACCCGCTTCGACCAGGGTCTCGAAGCCTGCTTTGACCAGTTCAGACAGGCCTCCACAGAGCACGGCCTGTTCGCCGAACAGGTCAGTTTCAGTTTCTTCCTTGAAGTTGGTCTCCAAGATTCCGGCGCGAGTACCTCCGATTCCTTTGGCGTAGGCCATGGCCAGACCACGGGCGTTG
Above is a window of Synechococcus sp. BIOS-U3-1 DNA encoding:
- a CDS encoding ComEC/Rec2 family competence protein produces the protein MKPVFSAGLLLFMACIGSACVSSSEQWLSLVAVLVGGLAVWGRAFHRPKKAMAALALMLCLVCARCGTGAMPQPQPGDPSLLIPPDGKPFVVRLVGRIHADAAVTNGRCRSLLEVSSLNGQVSRGRTELTLDPCTTPLLTGSWLEVQGELRRPQPASHPLLASGDERLALQRTWSRLRTDAIQVFRQDWTPLANARRTIAQRFTDLAGEQSGGLLAALVLGGAQVSLPQSLRDGFRVAGLSHALAASGFHLSVLLGSTLACAKTLPAALRIAAGSGAMALFLALTGAQPSVVRAVLMGAAALLIGESGHRSRPLEVLLVTLVLMLLVHPAWGRFIGFQFSAAATAGLVISAGSLEQWFVQHWPQCLHRLAPALSIPLAALFWTLPLQLLYFGAAPLYALVSNLLAAPLLAPLTLAAMALAVMVLLLPAALSAALLPWLIWPVQQLSWWLISLVHWISQWPGAQMLTGPVHPLLVLLFALGLLPWLMPATQRWRGLSLLWLVLAVCLQVRVQLRDDLIRVEQWGRQWLVLRHRGRAAMLSSHGDDLSCRIATRLSHGLGHQRLDWIAVLDPVGTDQQVCWNVLAHTLEVEQRGRFPLTPGQRLQSDGLSVGVADQRGRMLTVRFGTRVQRLRRSNLRPQSG
- a CDS encoding tyrosine-type recombinase/integrase; translated protein: MSLSDSQVKAEKAGQGRRSVSVGNSLILVIESESRGGGKSFEGRMRFPPGRKGKQVPVRIGVYGKGLGKWSLREARDEWDRIKTWSRETGRDPRELKKEEQQDKVQQSSGPTFEQACESYLSNSTAKERTKQNYRNVLWNQVLPRFGAETPVEHLSWDHKGEGGKKGRELVMDYFRSVEVRAPVQAQTNLMVMRGVFDHAIDQGWMERDQNPALGTRGTKTKHQPKPHPSLRWDQLPQFFEELEGNKANGTLVMVGAVKVLFMTFLRVGSLVPMRWEELDTAEDLWVIPGNRMKNGQDHLVPLTDPLKDVLDSLRKVTGDEEFVFFSHRSRGTPHINPSSINQHLIRMGYKSVLRAHGVRSIPMTAGQDVLGFPAELIQRQLSHSIGDKVRKAYDRSEMLNERRKFMVSWCDALLAQGMKV
- a CDS encoding helix-turn-helix transcriptional regulator, whose amino-acid sequence is MSAYSHFLRLKQVKEITCLSKSSIYRLMEQGDFPKQVPLSARSVVWVKSQVEDWCAQKVCAALS
- a CDS encoding tetratricopeptide repeat protein, coding for MESESKSLSRRTIAIASALSVLALGSPLMTADANTLADHLYSIGREKYEQGNYQGAIDDWSKAIEINPEFAAAYNNRGYAKYNLKDYQGAIADCDKAIESNPQDEIVYLNRGVAKYNLKDYKGAIADLDKYIEINPHHANPYYISGLARELANDLEGACDDWRKAADLGEVRSAERVKKQC
- a CDS encoding tetratricopeptide repeat protein; its protein translation is MSRRTTAIAAALSVLALGSPLITACANPLANNSYNSGVDKYEQGNYQGAIADYTKAIEINPDFADAFINRGAAKDELGDLQGAISDYTRAIEINPQNSIAYGNRGNSKNKLGDHQGAIADYTKAIEINPESANAYYNRGNAKSELKDYQGAIADYTKAIEIDSQHSNAYSNRGIAKYDLEDYQGAISDYTRAIEINPQNSIAYGNRGNAKSKLGDHQGAIADYTEAIEINPQDSIAYGNRGTTKNELGDHQGAIADYTKALKIDPKDANTYENRGIARELANDLEGACRDWRKAADLGKERSAEWVKNQC
- a CDS encoding DUF1311 domain-containing protein yields the protein MLLLPVMPAKAEQPDIKCPGNNTVEMRWCASKRLDESKAALEKKLSPGTLKQWREATKEVCSAAYRPYLQGTIYPQLVVGCDDRLNRVLLEEFKGLGE
- a CDS encoding tetratricopeptide repeat protein — translated: MITFKGPSFESPWFNYPPKKTLNPLQISGEEKWHSGDYKGALEDFDELIKEEPNNAYEFYSRGSALLKLGKPQEALDDTNKALKLNPNIAKAYETRGVAKAITGNKGGALLDFRRAIEIDENFSSAYANLGALKSDLGNYKGALIDLNKALEIDPNLAYGYRYRAKNYDRQGNMTDACKDMKKASSLGDEVATRNLEMNPGVCK
- a CDS encoding recombinase family protein, with the protein product MGRKIGYARCSTTHQSTDSQVDDLKADGCEEVFFEKVSSTTTLEQRHQLRACLSVLRAGDLLCVAKLDRLGRSQVEVINRLNDLQQEGIHVRTLDGLIDTKALGKMAPLVVGLLTGLSEVERSLIQERSRESVEHRRKTGGNLGGRPKTSNKKESLVLRLRKEGESYRSIKDQTGLALATITRIIKEEEAV
- a CDS encoding DUF1651 domain-containing protein, with product MTPGKEQWTYRFHRDDNSWTRDPKVFVDVGRPMPDGSPALLKTRQHLRRDDAEVLWKNLLRSGFQKVPAVWGADAEP